The following are from one region of the Ictalurus furcatus strain D&B chromosome 11, Billie_1.0, whole genome shotgun sequence genome:
- the apof gene encoding uncharacterized protein apof, producing MWGHKFQFLLLIHFLLSDMAHSQAPPPPRFKNRIGSGIFSIIPPSSPPIPSEEARFIRDEEPHSDPIRYLVSGLVESLRGLVYLHGNLSCAELVAGPWKGVGFSHELLGLVMVPVLVSAGCEPEAEELVRNLFILLGRDDTRELLEDIVALVRRSSLHRSNSISIPSKPSGQSERHLQAMMFNIQQLAENEDVGENVPGLEKRCQGWMRMKDTVLLGQKVDHGKMRLSKAKHLCRNLGFVCAGVTQEDPTSPESYHVVLRPGSWLMPSHPPNQSDSWIQSCRVWPVRWRRHTAHQPGCTNEKEERVYRVVEWIPAVSTLYNLGTAVYYASMSCSDTAKERALMSAVDLGTDALVAATGGTAGIAGYALGAGLKTSVKAGVKYLLNRMNHEEDLLMNQNNWEDESISYQYK from the coding sequence ATGTGGGGTCACAAATTCCAGTTCCTGCTTCTGATCCACTTCCTGCTGTCTGACATGGCTCATTCCCaagctccaccccctcctcGCTTCAAGAACAGAATTGGATCTGGCATCTTCTCCATCATTCCTCCGTCTTCACCTCCAATCCCATCAGAGGAAGCGAGGTTCATCCGAGATGAAGAACCTCACAGTGACCCCATCCGGTATCTGGTCTCTGGCCTTGTGGAGTCTTTACGTGGTCTTGTGTATCTCCATGGAAATTTGAGCTGTGCGGAGCTGGTGGCGGGGCCTTGGAAAGGGGTGGGGTTTTCACATGAACTTCTGGGCTTGGTCATGGTGCCTGTACTGGTGTCTGCAGGATGTGAACCCGAAGCCGAGGAACTGGTGAGGAACTTGTTCATATTGCTGGGACGGGATGATACACGGGAACTTCTGGAGGACATAGTTGCTCTAGTTAGAAGGTCATCTTTACATCGTTCAAATTCCATATCCATTCCATCCAAACCAAGCGGTCAGTCGGAGCGCCACTTGCAAGCCATGATGTTTAACATCCAACAGCTGGCAGAGAATGAAGATGTGGGTGAAAATGTTCCTGGCTTGGAGAAGCGATGTCAGGGCTGGATGAGGATGAAGGACACCGTGTTGTTAGGTCAGAAGGTCGATCATGGAAAGATGCGTCTAAGCAAAGCAAAGCATTTGTGCCGAAATCTGGGATTTGTCTGCGCAGGCGTGACACAGGAAGATCCCACCAGCCCTGAGTCATACCACGTTGTCCTCAGACCCGGCAGCTGGCTTATGCCTTCACATCCTCCCAACCAATCAGATAGCTGGATTCAGAGCTGCAGGGTGTGGCCTGTACGCTGGCGCAGGCACACCGCTCATCAGCCAGGCTGTACGAATGAAAAAGAGGAGCGTGTGTATAGAGTCGTGGAGTGGATCCCTGCAGTCTCCACCCTCTATAACCTGGGTACGGCTGTTTATTATGCCTCCATGAGCTGCTCGGATACAGCAAAAGAACGAGCCCTGATGAGCGCTGTGGATCTGGGAACCGATGCTCTCGTGGCAGCCACAGGTGGCACAGCGGGCATAGCCGGATATGccctgggggcggggcttaaaaCAAGCGTGAAAGCCGGAGTTAAATATCTGCTGAACAGAATGAACCATGAGGAAGACCTGCTCATGAACCAGAACAACTGGGAGGATGAAAGCATCAGctatcaatataaataa
- the tac3b gene encoding tachykinin-3b isoform X1 yields the protein MRTMRTMRTMRTMRTMRTMRSCVLHLLFLLLLSCKTSFSSFTVQDSSGREMRQYDEVEDDSFIGLMGKRSSDLTAELPLRRDVSDVFVGLFGRRDVDSGESDIAKGLAAWRRERRGGVFSNNRRLRYRRPA from the exons ATGAGGACCATGAGGACCATGAGGACCATGAGGACCATGAGGACCATGAGGACCATGAGGAGCTGCGTGTTACACTTACTGTTcctgctgctgctctcctgcaAAACCAGCTTCAGCAGCTTCACTGTCCAG gacAGTTCAGGACGAGAGATGAGGCAGTATGATGAAGTGGAAGACGACAGTTTCATTGGTCTGATGGGTAAAAGGAGTTCCG ATCTGACTGCAGAGCTGCCACTGAGAC GAGACGTCAGCGACGTGTTTGTCGGTCTGTTCGGGCGCAGAGACGTCGACTCGGGTGAGTCGGATATCGCTAAAG GCCTCGCTGCGTGGAGACGAGAGAGGCGGGGCGGAGTCTTCTCAAACAACCGAAGACTCAG ATATCGGCGTCCCGCCTGA
- the tac3b gene encoding tachykinin-3b isoform X2 produces the protein MRTMRTMRTMRTMRTMRTMRSCVLHLLFLLLLSCKTSFSSFTVQDSSGREMRQYDEVEDDSFIGLMGKRSSDLTAELPLRRDVSDVFVGLFGRRDVDSGLAAWRRERRGGVFSNNRRLRYRRPA, from the exons ATGAGGACCATGAGGACCATGAGGACCATGAGGACCATGAGGACCATGAGGACCATGAGGAGCTGCGTGTTACACTTACTGTTcctgctgctgctctcctgcaAAACCAGCTTCAGCAGCTTCACTGTCCAG gacAGTTCAGGACGAGAGATGAGGCAGTATGATGAAGTGGAAGACGACAGTTTCATTGGTCTGATGGGTAAAAGGAGTTCCG ATCTGACTGCAGAGCTGCCACTGAGAC GAGACGTCAGCGACGTGTTTGTCGGTCTGTTCGGGCGCAGAGACGTCGACTCGG GCCTCGCTGCGTGGAGACGAGAGAGGCGGGGCGGAGTCTTCTCAAACAACCGAAGACTCAG ATATCGGCGTCCCGCCTGA